The following proteins are encoded in a genomic region of Amycolatopsis sulphurea:
- a CDS encoding BTAD domain-containing putative transcriptional regulator, which produces MAVSFSVLGPLTAADEQGPVALPGPRHRAVLARLLVARGQVVSADALVEALWGQPRVGAVGAVQTFVGALRRSLEPERPPRAPATLLVTEAPGYALRVEPEQVDAWRFEAVLRGNPSVARLDEALGWWRGEPYAEFADQPWATAEISRLDELRLLALERRAAGLLALGRPAEAVPDLESHVDTHPLREEAWRLFVLALYRAGRQGDALAALRRARAVLAAELGVDPGPALRQLERDVLAQAPQLTPPVRRERLVGRESELKALAEAADRTRLILVSGEAGAGKTALLEEFAARLGRVTAWGTNPDGAGVPPAWPWTRILNALGEPVPPHEPAEDPAVARFLWQHAVVARLAEVARRAPLLLVLDDVQWAGEETLALLTAVVAEPMPVLVVASYRSTEVSAELSAALGRMARFGPARLYLSGLSVTAVAELVGADAAAVIHHRSGGNPFFVRELARVLDAGGDLPDGVRDVVRHRLGGLTEAVRAVLDKAAVVGGEVDPWLLGDGLTELETAVQRGFLVFNGPQQFRFAHALVRDAVYEDIPLARRARLHAEVGELLMRRRPGEISSLAHHFLRAGDDRGVGYAQAAAERAERDFAPHEAARLWQAALTHGPRTAELLMGLARTTAITGSLAAARRYRAEALDLAGADLDLTTRVLTAFDVPGVWTDNDDPALARRIADAAERVLATGPGPRIRARLLATIALELRSDGGSRAREAALEAERLAREADDPALLALALNARWTQTFTRAGLAPERARIGAELIETAGRHRLVTFEVLGHLVLVQANSALADFAVADTHAAAADSLGVEYGLPLVGVFTEWYRALRLAVTGPLTAAEAAYRTAAARLSGSEMPGLDREMVALARHCLYRAHGLVPTMDRTLPERPDLFLELSACLSTPDSRAEAERRYALLTPAAGEFAGAGSGFVTLGPVAYYLGDLATELGRPAAEHYRQAAALARRAGSPHWVAVAEAKARAATQ; this is translated from the coding sequence ATGGCTGTGTCGTTTTCGGTGCTCGGTCCGCTGACGGCCGCTGACGAGCAGGGGCCGGTGGCGTTGCCCGGACCCCGGCATCGTGCGGTGCTCGCGCGGCTGCTCGTCGCGCGCGGCCAGGTTGTTTCGGCCGACGCGCTCGTCGAAGCGTTGTGGGGACAGCCGCGGGTGGGTGCGGTTGGTGCGGTGCAGACGTTCGTGGGCGCGTTGCGGCGTTCGCTTGAGCCCGAGCGGCCGCCGAGGGCGCCGGCGACCCTGCTGGTCACCGAGGCGCCCGGGTATGCCCTGCGCGTGGAGCCGGAGCAGGTCGACGCCTGGCGGTTCGAGGCAGTGCTGCGGGGGAATCCGTCCGTCGCGCGGCTCGACGAAGCGCTCGGGTGGTGGCGTGGCGAACCGTATGCGGAGTTCGCCGACCAGCCTTGGGCCACCGCGGAGATTTCGCGGCTGGACGAGCTTCGTTTGCTCGCACTGGAACGGCGTGCGGCGGGGCTCCTGGCACTCGGCAGGCCCGCGGAGGCAGTGCCGGATCTCGAATCCCATGTGGACACTCATCCGCTGCGGGAAGAAGCCTGGCGGCTGTTCGTCCTCGCGTTGTACCGGGCCGGTCGCCAAGGGGACGCGCTCGCGGCACTGCGGCGGGCCAGGGCGGTGCTGGCCGCCGAACTCGGCGTCGATCCGGGGCCTGCGTTGCGACAGCTGGAACGCGACGTGCTGGCTCAGGCGCCGCAGCTGACCCCGCCTGTGCGCCGGGAGCGGCTCGTGGGCCGCGAATCGGAGCTGAAGGCGTTGGCCGAGGCAGCGGACCGGACGCGCCTCATCCTGGTGTCCGGCGAGGCAGGTGCGGGGAAGACAGCGCTGCTGGAGGAATTCGCCGCCCGGCTGGGCCGGGTCACGGCGTGGGGTACGAATCCGGACGGCGCCGGGGTGCCGCCGGCCTGGCCGTGGACGCGGATCCTCAACGCTCTGGGCGAGCCGGTTCCGCCGCACGAGCCGGCCGAGGATCCGGCGGTGGCAAGGTTTCTCTGGCAGCACGCGGTCGTGGCCCGGCTCGCTGAGGTCGCACGTCGTGCTCCGCTGCTGCTGGTTCTCGACGACGTGCAGTGGGCTGGCGAGGAAACGCTCGCGCTACTCACCGCGGTGGTGGCGGAGCCGATGCCGGTACTGGTCGTGGCGAGTTACCGGAGCACCGAGGTGTCCGCGGAGCTGTCCGCCGCATTGGGCCGGATGGCGCGCTTCGGCCCGGCTCGGCTGTATCTGAGCGGGCTGTCCGTGACGGCGGTGGCGGAACTGGTCGGTGCGGATGCGGCGGCGGTGATTCATCACCGTAGTGGGGGAAATCCTTTCTTCGTAAGAGAACTCGCTCGCGTGCTCGATGCCGGGGGAGACCTGCCGGACGGCGTTCGGGATGTGGTGCGGCATCGGCTCGGCGGTCTGACCGAGGCCGTCCGCGCAGTGCTGGACAAGGCTGCGGTGGTGGGTGGCGAGGTCGATCCCTGGCTCCTTGGCGACGGGCTCACCGAGCTGGAAACGGCTGTGCAGAGAGGATTCCTGGTTTTCAACGGGCCGCAGCAGTTCCGTTTCGCGCATGCGCTGGTTCGCGACGCGGTATACGAGGACATTCCGCTGGCTCGACGGGCGCGGCTGCACGCCGAGGTGGGCGAGCTGCTGATGCGCCGTCGTCCGGGGGAGATTTCCTCGCTGGCACACCACTTCCTGCGTGCTGGCGACGATCGTGGGGTGGGCTACGCACAAGCCGCCGCAGAACGCGCGGAGCGAGACTTCGCGCCCCATGAAGCAGCCCGGCTCTGGCAAGCGGCGTTGACGCACGGCCCGCGGACGGCCGAGCTGCTGATGGGCTTGGCGCGAACTACGGCGATCACTGGTTCGCTGGCCGCGGCTCGCCGATACCGCGCCGAGGCACTCGACCTCGCCGGCGCCGATCTGGACTTGACCACGCGGGTGCTGACCGCGTTCGACGTACCAGGAGTCTGGACCGACAACGACGATCCCGCACTCGCCCGTCGGATCGCCGATGCTGCCGAGCGGGTATTGGCGACCGGGCCGGGACCGCGGATCCGTGCCCGCCTGCTGGCGACGATCGCGTTGGAACTGCGCAGCGACGGTGGTTCTCGCGCTCGCGAAGCGGCCCTCGAAGCCGAGCGGCTGGCGCGCGAAGCCGACGACCCCGCGTTGCTGGCGCTGGCGTTGAACGCGCGCTGGACACAGACGTTCACCCGGGCCGGGCTGGCCCCCGAACGCGCGCGGATCGGGGCCGAGCTGATCGAGACGGCCGGGCGGCACCGGCTCGTGACCTTCGAAGTGCTCGGTCACCTCGTGCTGGTACAAGCGAACTCGGCGCTGGCGGACTTCGCCGTGGCCGATACCCACGCAGCTGCCGCGGACTCGCTCGGCGTGGAGTACGGCCTTCCGCTCGTCGGCGTATTCACCGAGTGGTACCGCGCGTTGCGACTCGCTGTGACCGGCCCGCTCACTGCGGCCGAAGCGGCGTATCGCACCGCCGCGGCCCGCCTCTCCGGCAGCGAGATGCCCGGCCTCGACCGGGAAATGGTCGCGCTGGCACGGCATTGCCTGTACCGCGCGCACGGTCTTGTGCCCACAATGGATCGTACTCTGCCGGAACGGCCGGACCTGTTCCTCGAACTCAGCGCCTGCCTGAGCACCCCGGACAGCCGTGCCGAAGCGGAACGCCGGTACGCCCTGCTCACCCCGGCCGCCGGGGAATTCGCCGGAGCCGGTTCGGGCTTCGTCACGCTCGGCCCGGTCGCGTACTACCTCGGCGACCTGGCGACGGAACTGGGCCGCCCGGCCGCCGAGCACTACCGGCAGGCCGCCGCACTCGCCCGCCGGGCCGGCTCGCCCCATTGGGTGGCCGTGGCGGAGGCGAAAGCGCGCGCGGCCACCCAGTAG
- a CDS encoding acyl-CoA carboxylase subunit beta, with protein MSSATQPLGTPPEGEPDIHTTAGKLADLYRRYDEAVHAGSDRAIEKQHAKGKKTARERIELLLDEGSFVELDELARHRSTNFGLEKNRPYGDGVVTGYGTVDGRPVCVFSQDVTVFGGALGEVYGEKIVKVMDLAIKTGRPIIGINEGGGARIQEGVVSLGLYGEIFRRNTLASGVIPQISLIMGANAGGHVYSPALTDFVVMVDETSQMFITGPDVVKTVTGEDVTFEELGGGRTHNTKSGVAHYLGSDDEDAIAYVKELLSYLPQNNLSEPPEFDAEQPPAGFFDDATETDRELDTLIPDSPNTPYDMHEVIARVLDDGEFLEVQELFAPNILVGFGRVDGQSVGVVANQPTQFAGCLDIDASEKAARFVRTCDAFNIPVLTFVDVPGFLPGTDQEWNGIIRRGAKLIYAYAEATVPLITVITRKAYGGAYDVMGSKHLGADVNLAWPTAQVAVMGAQGAANIVHRKTLANAAKEGQDVDTLRADLIQEYEDTLLNPYAAAERGYVDSVIAPAHTRAHIAKALTLLRTKRESLPPKKHGNIPL; from the coding sequence ATGAGCAGTGCGACGCAGCCGCTCGGGACACCGCCCGAGGGAGAACCGGACATCCACACGACGGCCGGCAAGCTCGCGGATCTGTACCGCCGTTACGACGAGGCGGTGCACGCCGGTTCGGACCGCGCCATCGAGAAGCAGCACGCGAAGGGGAAGAAGACCGCGCGTGAGCGGATCGAACTGCTGCTCGATGAAGGCTCCTTCGTCGAGCTCGACGAGCTGGCGCGGCACCGCTCCACCAACTTCGGGTTGGAGAAGAATCGTCCGTACGGCGACGGCGTGGTCACCGGCTACGGCACTGTCGACGGACGGCCGGTGTGCGTGTTCAGCCAGGACGTCACGGTGTTCGGCGGCGCGCTCGGCGAGGTGTACGGCGAGAAGATCGTCAAGGTGATGGACCTGGCGATCAAGACCGGGCGCCCGATCATCGGCATCAACGAAGGCGGCGGCGCGCGGATCCAGGAAGGCGTGGTCTCGCTCGGCCTGTACGGCGAGATCTTCCGGCGCAACACCTTGGCCTCCGGCGTGATCCCGCAGATCTCTCTGATCATGGGCGCGAACGCGGGCGGGCACGTGTACTCGCCGGCACTCACCGACTTCGTGGTGATGGTCGACGAGACCTCGCAGATGTTCATCACCGGCCCGGACGTGGTGAAGACGGTGACCGGTGAAGACGTCACCTTCGAGGAGCTGGGCGGCGGGCGTACGCACAACACCAAGTCCGGCGTCGCGCACTACCTCGGCTCCGACGACGAGGACGCCATCGCCTACGTCAAAGAACTGCTCTCCTACCTGCCGCAGAACAACCTGTCCGAGCCGCCGGAGTTCGACGCCGAGCAGCCACCCGCGGGCTTCTTCGACGACGCCACCGAGACCGACCGCGAGCTGGACACACTCATCCCGGACTCGCCGAACACGCCGTACGACATGCACGAGGTCATCGCCCGCGTACTCGACGACGGTGAGTTCCTTGAGGTACAGGAACTGTTCGCGCCGAACATCCTCGTCGGCTTCGGCAGGGTGGACGGCCAGAGCGTGGGCGTGGTGGCGAACCAGCCGACGCAATTCGCCGGCTGTCTCGACATCGACGCTTCCGAGAAGGCCGCGCGCTTCGTACGGACCTGCGACGCGTTCAACATCCCCGTACTCACCTTCGTCGACGTACCCGGCTTCCTGCCCGGCACCGATCAGGAGTGGAACGGCATCATCCGCCGTGGCGCGAAGCTGATCTACGCCTACGCCGAAGCCACCGTCCCACTGATCACCGTGATCACGCGCAAGGCGTACGGCGGCGCGTACGACGTGATGGGCTCGAAGCACCTCGGCGCGGACGTGAACCTGGCGTGGCCGACCGCGCAGGTCGCAGTGATGGGCGCGCAAGGCGCCGCGAACATCGTGCACCGCAAGACCCTCGCGAATGCGGCCAAAGAGGGCCAAGACGTCGACACCCTGCGCGCCGACCTCATCCAGGAGTACGAGGACACGCTGCTGAACCCGTACGCGGCTGCCGAGCGTGGCTATGTCGACTCAGTGATCGCTCCTGCACACACTCGCGCTCACATCGCGAAGGCGCTCACTCTGTTGCGTACGAAGCGAGAGTCCCTGCCCCCCAAGAAGCACGGCAACATCCCCCTGTGA
- a CDS encoding alpha/beta fold hydrolase, with translation MNFDYQQIPVGGDVSLTVAVAGSGAPVVLLHGFPQTHLMWRHVAADLAADHTVLCPDLRGYGASGKPADPDGQGYAKRTMAADVVALAKAFGHERFALAGHDRGALVAFRAGLDHPDAVTHLAMLDVLPTLDMWDVLHGANAAVAFHLYLMAQPPGLPERMIGAAPDEFFGHFLDQWARDPAAIPAGIRAEYLAASRAAVPSIVADYRASATVDVEHDRADRAAGNQLHMPVTVLQQDWGAALGYDAAALWRAWAPGCVHDTVTCGHFMAEEAPARITEALRDLLAR, from the coding sequence GTGAACTTCGACTACCAGCAGATCCCGGTCGGCGGCGACGTGTCACTCACCGTGGCGGTCGCCGGATCCGGCGCACCCGTCGTGCTGCTGCACGGTTTCCCGCAGACCCACCTGATGTGGCGGCACGTCGCCGCCGACCTGGCCGCCGATCACACCGTGCTCTGCCCGGACCTGCGAGGCTACGGCGCCAGCGGCAAACCCGCCGACCCGGACGGGCAGGGCTACGCCAAGCGCACCATGGCCGCCGACGTCGTCGCGCTGGCCAAGGCGTTCGGCCACGAGCGGTTCGCGCTGGCCGGGCATGATCGCGGCGCGCTCGTCGCATTCCGCGCCGGGCTCGACCATCCGGACGCGGTCACCCACCTCGCCATGCTCGACGTGCTGCCCACCCTCGACATGTGGGACGTCCTGCACGGCGCGAACGCGGCGGTGGCCTTTCACCTCTACCTGATGGCGCAGCCACCCGGCCTGCCCGAGCGCATGATCGGTGCGGCGCCGGACGAGTTCTTCGGCCACTTCCTCGACCAGTGGGCCCGCGATCCGGCCGCCATCCCGGCCGGGATCCGCGCGGAATACCTCGCCGCGAGCCGCGCCGCCGTCCCGTCGATCGTGGCCGACTACCGCGCCTCCGCGACCGTCGACGTCGAACACGACCGGGCCGACCGGGCCGCGGGCAACCAGCTGCACATGCCCGTCACCGTGCTGCAGCAGGACTGGGGCGCCGCCCTCGGCTACGACGCTGCCGCGCTCTGGCGCGCCTGGGCACCCGGCTGCGTGCACGACACGGTGACCTGCGGGCACTTCATGGCGGAGGAGGCACCGGCCAGGATCACCGAGGCCCTGCGGGACCTGCTGGCCCGCTGA
- a CDS encoding GlxA family transcriptional regulator, giving the protein MSVFRHPDRHKVAVLVRHGMLVMELGIVQRLFGQARSADGEPLYEVVTCTPEPGSVHTDADFVIPIAQGPEAIAEADTVVVTASSAEYEAAGRPLTPSVAQAMALVRPGTRIASICTGAFVLAAAGLLDGRRATTHWRSADELQRAYPQVLLDPDVLYTEDGDVFTSAGVASGIDLCLHLIRRDFGAAVANEVARGTVVSPHREGGQAQFIRRPVPEPRSSSTAAARAWALEHLHLPLTLRELAAKEAMSTRTFTRRFREEVGMSAVRWLTQQRVERARQLLEESELPIDRVATEAGFGTAASLRQHLQSALGVSPSAYRTTFRRSA; this is encoded by the coding sequence ATGTCCGTCTTTCGTCATCCCGACCGGCACAAGGTCGCCGTCCTGGTGCGCCACGGCATGCTCGTGATGGAGCTGGGCATCGTGCAGCGGCTCTTCGGGCAGGCGAGGTCGGCCGACGGGGAACCGCTGTACGAGGTCGTCACGTGTACTCCGGAGCCGGGCTCCGTACACACCGACGCCGACTTCGTCATCCCCATCGCCCAAGGGCCGGAAGCAATCGCCGAAGCGGACACAGTGGTGGTCACCGCGTCGTCGGCGGAGTACGAAGCTGCCGGGCGACCGCTGACACCGTCGGTCGCGCAGGCGATGGCTCTGGTCCGGCCGGGTACCCGGATCGCGTCCATCTGCACCGGTGCATTCGTACTCGCCGCAGCTGGGCTGCTCGACGGGCGACGGGCGACCACGCACTGGCGCTCCGCCGACGAACTCCAACGCGCGTACCCGCAGGTACTGCTCGACCCAGACGTGCTCTACACCGAAGACGGCGACGTGTTCACTTCGGCGGGCGTGGCTTCTGGCATCGACCTGTGCCTGCACCTGATTCGGCGGGACTTCGGTGCAGCAGTGGCCAACGAGGTCGCGCGCGGCACCGTCGTGTCCCCACACCGCGAAGGCGGGCAGGCACAGTTCATCCGCCGTCCGGTGCCCGAGCCGCGGTCGTCGTCCACTGCGGCCGCGCGGGCGTGGGCGCTGGAGCACCTGCACCTGCCGCTCACGCTGCGGGAGCTGGCTGCGAAGGAGGCCATGAGCACGCGTACGTTCACCAGGCGCTTTCGCGAAGAAGTGGGCATGTCCGCAGTGCGGTGGCTGACCCAGCAGCGGGTGGAGCGGGCGAGGCAGCTGCTGGAGGAGTCGGAGTTGCCGATCGATCGCGTGGCCACCGAAGCCGGGTTCGGCACCGCCGCCTCGTTGCGTCAGCACCTGCAGAGCGCGCTCGGGGTCTCGCCGAGCGCCTACCGTACGACCTTCCGACGGAGCGCCTGA
- a CDS encoding DUF3558 domain-containing protein, whose protein sequence is MTRRTLATGLGATVVVAVAAGCSGGPVAAPASSAPVPASSAAALPHSGAPKVERPLPASVLSGPPCQEALTSDQLKQIFGMVPQGKPDTLPGIGPECDWSNIDAGAGLGIYYATQPRQGLSGLYQNTKPRSKLWRELSPIQGFPAVASSSVSAGDKNGFCQVSVGITDESSVDVSLTPSDAKLAAGVDPCVLSERVAGMVVTNLKRKAGA, encoded by the coding sequence ATGACGCGCCGAACGCTCGCGACCGGTCTGGGTGCGACTGTGGTCGTGGCGGTTGCTGCGGGATGTTCGGGGGGGCCGGTGGCTGCTCCGGCGAGCAGCGCGCCGGTGCCGGCGTCGTCGGCTGCGGCGTTGCCGCATAGCGGGGCGCCGAAAGTGGAGCGTCCGTTGCCGGCGTCGGTGCTGTCCGGGCCGCCCTGTCAGGAGGCGCTGACCTCGGACCAGCTCAAGCAGATTTTCGGCATGGTGCCCCAAGGCAAACCGGACACACTCCCCGGAATCGGCCCAGAGTGCGATTGGAGCAACATCGACGCCGGGGCGGGGTTAGGGATTTACTACGCGACGCAGCCTCGTCAGGGGCTGAGTGGGCTGTACCAGAACACAAAACCGCGGTCCAAGCTGTGGCGGGAGCTGTCGCCTATTCAGGGGTTTCCCGCTGTTGCGTCTTCGTCGGTCAGCGCGGGCGATAAGAATGGTTTCTGCCAGGTGAGCGTGGGCATCACTGACGAGTCGTCGGTTGATGTGTCGCTGACGCCCAGCGATGCCAAGCTGGCCGCGGGGGTTGATCCGTGTGTCCTGTCGGAGCGGGTGGCGGGCATGGTGGTCACGAACCTGAAGCGCAAGGCGGGTGCGTGA
- a CDS encoding ESX secretion-associated protein EspG → MTILDRPVRIPRPAFFVAWNHVGGGTLPAVIDPGDTYATADFSRELEQRTLSRFEGLRLATPEGRLTPSFRATLELLAAAERELYSWTSFVHRPDDNGAVLVASAGRDAVRLITDHRSIQLDPIPAHELAASLVGALPDYTPARISHLRVPTAYFYGRGVDPLSEASGQADQMRHLVRTERVAVHKLYAATRHGGNRVRSSPLTVYDLTRTGRILAFARTDNSGAQEAAMCPGNRATLIDSLNLTLSGLA, encoded by the coding sequence ATGACGATTCTCGACCGGCCGGTGCGCATTCCGCGCCCGGCGTTCTTTGTCGCGTGGAACCACGTCGGCGGGGGCACGTTGCCCGCCGTCATCGACCCGGGCGACACCTACGCGACCGCGGACTTCTCCCGGGAACTGGAACAACGCACGCTGTCCCGGTTCGAGGGGTTGCGGCTGGCGACACCGGAGGGACGGCTGACTCCCTCGTTCCGGGCGACGCTGGAGCTGCTCGCCGCGGCCGAAAGGGAGCTGTACTCCTGGACCTCGTTCGTCCACCGCCCAGACGACAATGGTGCTGTGCTCGTCGCTTCCGCAGGCCGCGACGCCGTCCGGCTGATCACCGACCACCGCTCGATCCAGCTCGACCCGATCCCGGCGCACGAACTGGCGGCAAGCCTCGTCGGCGCCTTGCCCGACTACACGCCCGCCAGGATCAGCCACTTGCGGGTGCCGACGGCCTACTTTTACGGTCGAGGCGTCGACCCGCTCTCGGAAGCATCCGGGCAAGCCGACCAGATGCGGCACCTCGTCCGCACTGAACGCGTTGCCGTGCACAAGCTCTACGCCGCCACCCGCCACGGCGGCAACCGCGTCCGCAGCAGTCCGCTCACCGTCTACGACCTCACCCGGACCGGGCGCATCCTCGCCTTCGCCCGCACCGACAACAGCGGCGCACAGGAAGCAGCCATGTGTCCAGGCAACCGCGCCACGCTCATCGACTCCCTCAACCTCACCCTCAGCGGGCTCGCCTGA
- a CDS encoding acyl-CoA carboxylase subunit epsilon — MSDAPLLRVIRGNPDDAELAALTAVVAAAATATTPAPKRRRTSWWNDRQRSTRAPLTPGEGAWRASALPH; from the coding sequence ATGAGCGACGCTCCCCTGCTCCGCGTAATACGCGGCAACCCGGACGACGCCGAACTGGCCGCCCTCACCGCCGTCGTCGCCGCAGCCGCCACTGCGACCACTCCGGCACCGAAGCGGCGGCGTACGTCGTGGTGGAATGACCGTCAGCGGAGTACGCGTGCTCCGCTGACGCCCGGCGAAGGTGCCTGGAGGGCGTCGGCGCTGCCGCACTGA
- a CDS encoding NBR1-Ig-like domain-containing protein, translating to MIRGPGERWLTGQTIRRPPGTLAAELAALRARAGNPSFRKMAGRSGRISHTTLHEAVGGSRFPSWDTTREFARACDADELPWRQRWEELKGLPVAAAQPPAVAESAATAEPSATEPPALHPTEPPVLVPEPRRRPRRKYALAVAAIVTVVLGGVAAFVVPKLGTRSGDISARVSGDNTKFVADVTVPDGTVIHAGETVQKVWEIENSGSVIWHERYLQRMDLPPAPGTCRTPDRVRIGDTAPGEHAMISVSVTAADKPGACWIGWKMADATGTEFFTTRRPVYVLVTVVP from the coding sequence GTGATCCGAGGACCGGGAGAACGATGGCTGACGGGGCAGACCATCCGGCGCCCCCCCGGGACACTCGCCGCGGAGCTGGCCGCCCTGCGGGCGCGGGCCGGGAACCCGTCGTTCCGGAAGATGGCCGGACGCTCAGGCCGGATCTCGCACACCACCCTGCACGAGGCGGTCGGCGGCAGCCGCTTCCCGTCCTGGGACACCACCCGGGAGTTCGCCCGCGCGTGTGACGCGGACGAACTCCCGTGGCGGCAGCGCTGGGAGGAACTCAAGGGCCTGCCCGTGGCGGCGGCTCAACCACCGGCCGTTGCCGAATCAGCGGCAACCGCTGAACCGTCGGCCACTGAACCGCCCGCTCTCCACCCGACCGAGCCACCCGTGCTCGTCCCGGAACCGCGACGCCGCCCCCGGCGGAAGTACGCGCTGGCGGTCGCCGCGATCGTCACCGTGGTGCTCGGCGGGGTGGCCGCGTTCGTGGTGCCGAAGCTCGGTACCCGCAGTGGGGACATCAGCGCCCGTGTCTCCGGGGACAACACGAAGTTCGTCGCCGATGTGACCGTGCCGGACGGCACCGTGATCCATGCCGGCGAGACCGTGCAGAAGGTGTGGGAGATCGAAAACTCCGGTTCGGTGATCTGGCACGAGCGGTACCTGCAGCGAATGGACCTGCCGCCGGCACCGGGCACCTGCCGCACCCCGGACCGGGTACGCATCGGCGACACCGCGCCCGGCGAGCACGCCATGATCAGCGTCTCGGTCACCGCGGCGGACAAGCCGGGCGCGTGCTGGATCGGCTGGAAGATGGCGGACGCCACGGGCACCGAGTTCTTCACCACCCGCCGGCCAGTGTACGTGCTGGTCACCGTGGTGCCTTGA
- a CDS encoding C40 family peptidase has protein sequence MTPPESTAEATKPSWGRGALYRGLVVLPLVAGLVTAGWIVADRGEPSAPAPVAASATEPAVSGPSVLEASAPLRAQEPVQDAASGGGSPLQQWADSLAGPLDIPATALLGYANGELALRAEDPGCHLSWVTLAGIGEAGTDHGRRQGTLMGLTTAQWKKYGTKISGIPKPTLTDPSSAAIAAGRALCAGAGNLTAGNGWWKATADYHSGSGMELFRQQVLGYAQLYATLSLDKDKAATPAVRATRFALGQLGLPYVWGGNGPDAGAAGFDCSGLTKASYESAGVSLSRTADSQFRSLPPAAEPQLGDLVFYGNPAVHIHHVGLYVGNGLMINAPTEGQAVQIHTVHIPGDDYAGARVPAKSA, from the coding sequence GTGACCCCGCCGGAGAGCACCGCTGAAGCCACGAAGCCCTCCTGGGGCCGTGGCGCGCTGTATCGCGGGCTGGTCGTGCTGCCGCTGGTGGCGGGTCTGGTCACGGCGGGCTGGATCGTTGCCGACCGTGGCGAGCCGTCCGCTCCGGCCCCGGTCGCGGCGTCCGCCACGGAACCCGCGGTGAGCGGCCCGTCCGTGCTCGAAGCGAGCGCGCCGTTGCGTGCGCAGGAGCCGGTGCAGGACGCGGCAAGCGGTGGCGGGTCTCCATTGCAGCAGTGGGCGGATTCGCTCGCCGGGCCGTTGGACATCCCGGCGACGGCGTTGCTGGGCTACGCGAACGGCGAGCTTGCGTTGCGTGCGGAGGACCCCGGCTGTCACCTGTCGTGGGTCACGCTGGCCGGCATCGGCGAAGCCGGAACCGACCACGGCCGCCGCCAAGGCACGCTGATGGGGCTGACCACGGCGCAGTGGAAGAAGTACGGAACGAAGATCAGCGGGATCCCCAAGCCCACACTCACAGATCCATCGTCCGCCGCGATCGCCGCGGGTCGCGCGCTGTGCGCCGGCGCCGGGAATCTGACCGCGGGCAACGGCTGGTGGAAGGCGACGGCCGACTACCACAGCGGCAGCGGTATGGAGCTGTTCCGGCAGCAGGTCCTCGGCTACGCGCAGCTGTACGCCACGCTGTCGCTCGACAAGGACAAGGCCGCCACCCCCGCTGTACGCGCCACCCGATTCGCGTTGGGACAGCTGGGTTTGCCGTACGTGTGGGGCGGCAACGGGCCAGACGCGGGTGCTGCGGGCTTCGACTGTTCCGGCCTCACCAAGGCGTCCTACGAGAGTGCGGGCGTCAGTCTGTCCCGGACTGCGGACAGCCAGTTCCGTTCGCTGCCACCGGCCGCTGAGCCGCAGCTGGGCGATCTGGTGTTCTACGGCAACCCCGCCGTCCACATCCACCACGTGGGCCTCTATGTCGGCAACGGCTTGATGATCAATGCCCCGACGGAGGGCCAGGCCGTGCAGATCCACACCGTCCATATTCCTGGGGACGACTACGCGGGGGCCAGGGTGCCGGCAAAGTCGGCGTGA